In Drosophila innubila isolate TH190305 chromosome 2R unlocalized genomic scaffold, UK_Dinn_1.0 1_C_2R, whole genome shotgun sequence, the following are encoded in one genomic region:
- the LOC117783076 gene encoding actin-like protein 53D, translated as MSRFYVPSKIKIDISDQKAQQILFKSLKHPVIKMSAEDLTTAVVIDNGSGICKAGFSTESSPRIVFPSIVGRPRHLNVILDSAIDDCVIGDNAVRKRGILTLKYPIEHGVVTNWSDMEKIWKHTYAMLRCESDTHPVLLTEPPLNPKKNREKMTQIMFENFRVPALYVAIQAVLSLYATGRTIGIVVDSGDGVTHTVPIYEGYALPHACMRMDLAGRDLTHYLGKLLMERGLTLSTSAEREIVREIKEKLCYVATNFEEELQLFAAHKGELDQIYELPDGQKINVGNECFRCPEALFKPSMLGQEAAGIHEAIYNSIIKCDMDLRRDMYSNIVLSGGTTMFRNIEVRLQQDIAAMAPSTMRIKITANPERCFAVWSGGSVLASLSSFQNMWIDASEYDEVGPSIIHRKCF; from the exons ATGTCTCGATTTTATGTGccttcgaaaattaaaatcgaTATTTCCGACCAAAAGGCACAACAAATTCTGTTCAAATCTCTAAAGCATC CTGTTATCAAGATGAGTGCGGAAGATCTCACAACCGCTGTGGTCATCGACAATGGATCTGGTATTTGTAAGGCGGGATTCTCCACAGAATCATCGCCTCGCATTGTCTTTCCCTCAATAGTGGGAAGGCCACGACATTTGAATGTGATTTTAGACTCGGCCATCGATGATTGCGTCATTGGGGATAATGCGGTTAGGAAGCGAGGCATACTTACACTGAAGTATCCCATTGAGCATGGTGTGGTTACAAACTGGTCCGACATGGAGAAGATCTGGAAACACACATACGCCATGCTGCGCTGCGAATCAGACACTCATCCCGTCCTGCTCACAGAACCGCCACTGAATCCCAAAAAGAATCGCGAAAAGATGACTCAGATTATGTTTGAGAATTTCCGGGTACCCGCACTATATGTGGCCATCCAGGCCGTGCTCTCGCTCTATGCCACCGGACGTACCATTGGCATTGTGGTTGACTCTGGCGACGGCGTCACCCACACTGTGCCCATCTACGAGGGCTACGCATTGCCGCACGCCTGCATGCGCATGGATCTCGCTGGACGGGATCTCACCCACTATCTGGGCAAACTGCTCATGGAACGTGGACTCACGTTGAGCACCAGTGCTGAGCGTGAGATCGTCAGGGAAATCAAAGAAAAGCTCTGCTATGTGGCCACCAATTTCGAGGAGGAACTGCAACTGTTTGCAGCGCACAAGGGTGAATTGGACCAAATATATGAACTGCCCGATGGCCAAAAGATAAACGTTGGCAACGAGTGCTTCCGTTGCCCGGAGGCGTTGTTTAAGCCAAGCATGCTGGGCCAAGAGGCGGCAGGTATTCACGAAGCCATCTACAATTCGATCATTAAGTGCGACATGGATCTGCGCCGGGACATGTACTCCAACATTGTGCTCTCGGGCGGCACAACCATGTTTCGCAACATCGAGGTGCGCCTGCAACAGGACATTGCGGCAATGGCGCCATCAACGATGCGCATTAAAATTACCGCCAATCCGGAGCGATGCTTTGCCGTCTGGTCAGGTGGATCAGTATTGGCATCACTCTCCAGTTTCCAGAACATGTGGATCGATGCCTCGGAGTACGATGAAGTCGGTCCAAGCATTATACACCGCAAGTGCTTCTAG
- the LOC117783085 gene encoding uncharacterized protein LOC117783085: MCAFGYLLFFALVLTTLLVLSIIVATSSKRSMMDNFILVFNYTQNAKEQQQDDELDSIVRE, translated from the exons ATGTGCGCTTTtggttatttattgtttttcgcATTAGTGCTGACAACACTTTTGGTGCTTTCGATCATAGTTGCGACCTCATCGAAGAGATCTATGATGGATAATTTTATACTAGTTTTCAATTACACACAGAACGCTaaggagcagcaacaagacGACGAATTA GACTCCATTGTGCGCGAGTAA
- the LOC117783379 gene encoding accessory gland protein Acp62F-like yields MEVLHHYTNPDSERKNFIWNPFPGFCGPNATTVICGGVCPETCAYKSLNCLPHCGVPCICRTGYVFSEILLECILRSECPTDVQQKLVQIHRVFQ; encoded by the coding sequence ATGGAGGTGCTGCATCATTACACCAATCCGGACTCGGAACGCAAGAACTTCATATGGAATCCGTTTCCCGGCTTCTGTGGTCCCAATGCCACAACTGTAATCTGCGGCGGAGTTTGCCCCGAGACTTGCGCCTACAAATCCCTCAACTGTTTGCCCCACTGTGGCGTACCCTGCATTTGCCGCACCGGCTACGTCTTTAGTGAGATCCTGCTGGAGTGCATCCTGCGCAGCGAGTGCCCCACAGATGTGCAACAGAAGCTGGTGCAGATACATCGCGTTTTCCAGTGA
- the LOC117784570 gene encoding superoxide dismutase [Mn], mitochondrial: MFLVRNIGKSAWTSVRSKHSLPKLPYDYAALEPIICREIMELHHQKHHQTYVNNLNAAEEQLEDAKSKSDTTKIIQLAPALRFNGGGHINHTIFWQNLSPNKSTPSDDLKKAIESQWKSFDDFKKELSALTVAVQGSGWGWLGYNKKTAKLQLAALPNQDPLEASTGLIPLFGIDVWEHAYYLQYKNVRPSYVEAIWDIANWDDISCRFQEAKTLS; the protein is encoded by the exons ATGTTTTTGGTACGCAACATTGGAAAATCAGCATG GACCTCGGTGCGATCCAAACATTCGCTGCCCAAGCTGCCATATGATTATGCAGCCCTGGAGCCGATCATTTGCCGTGAGATTATGGAACTGCATCATCAGAAGCATCATCAGACCTACGTCAACAATCTGAATGCCGCCGAGGAGCAGTTGGAGGATGCCAAGAGCAAGAGCGACACAACGAAGATTATTCAGTTGGCTCCGGCCTTGCGTTTCAATGGCGGTGGCCACATCAATCACACCATTTTCTGGCAGAATCTCTCGCCCAACAAGTCAACACCCAGCGATGACCTGAAGAAGGCCATCGAATCGCAGTGGAAGAGCTTTGATGACTTCAAAAAGGAACTTAGCGCTCTCACCGTTGCCGTTCAAGGCTCCGGCTGGGGTTGGTTGGGCTACAACAAGAAGACGGCCAAGTTGCAGCTGGCTGCGTTGCCCAATCAGGATCCCTTGGAGGCCTCCACTGGACTTATTCCCCTGTTTGGCATCGATGTCTGGGAGCATGCTTACTACTTGCAGTACAAGAATGTGCGTCCCTCGTACGTTGAGGCCATCTGGGATATTGCCAATTGGGATGACATCTCTTGCCGCTTCCAGGAGGCCAAGACGCTTTCATAA
- the LOC117783378 gene encoding kinesin-like protein unc-104, translating to MSSVKVAVRVRPFNSREIARESKCIIEMTGATTAITNPKVPPNTSESVKRFNFDYSYWSHDPHDSDFSTQSMVYKDIGEEMLQHSFDGYNVCIFAYGQTGAGKSYTMMGRQEEQQEGIIPMICKDLFLRIQETETEDLKYSVEVSYMEIYCERVRDLLNPKNKGNLRVREHPLLGPYVEDLSKLAVTDYQDIHDLIDEGNKARTVAATNMNETSSRSHAVFTIFFTQRRHDLMTDLITEKVSKISLVDLAGSERADSTGAKGTRLKEGANINKSLTTLGKVISALAEVSASKKKNAKKADFIPYRDSALTWLLRENLGGNSKTAMIAAISPADINYDETLSTLRYADRAKQIVCKAVVNEDANAKLIRELKEEIQKLRDLLKAEGIEVQEGPDGKVVCEKRDANKDEITKSSVIKSPTKGRNRNGSSTEMAVDQLQASEKLIAELNETWEEKLKRTEEIRVQREAVFAEMGVAVKEDGITVGVFSPKKTPHLVNLNEDPNLSECLLYYIKDGLTRLGTHEANVPQDIQLSGSHILKEHCTFENRNSTVTLLPHKDAIIFINGRKLVEPEVLKTGSRVILGKNHVFRFTNPEQARELREKITENEAENEVEKDDTQQVDWNFAQCELLEKQGIDLKAEMKKRLDNLEEQYKREKQQADQQFEEQRKSYEARIDALQKQVEEQSMTMSMYSSYSPEDFHQEEDVYTNPMYESCWTAREAGLAAWAFRKWRYHQFTSLRDDLWGNAIFLKEANAISVELKKKVQFQFTLLTDTLYSPLPPELASSVAPLQPDDEYGAPPVSKTLVAVEVTDTKNGATHYWSLEKLRQRLELMREMYHNEAELSPTSPDYNVESLTGGDPFYDRFPWFRMVGRSFIYLSNLLYPVPLVHKVAIVNERGDVRGYLRIAVQPVLDEESIDFNNGVKQSARLIFNEDDAKPKYRALNEKDDVQRYIDNGGLDSKLEELEDADSGRGIDSNSASECQENSEEPGEHLQVGKEFTFRVTVLQATGIGAEYADIFCQFNFLHRHEEAFSTEPVKNSASGAPLGFYHVQNITVPVTKSFIEYLKTQPIMFKIFGHYQTHPLHKDAKQEFVSRPPPRRMLPPSIPISQPVRSPKFGPLPCPPSSTVLAKHDVLVWFEICELAPNGEYVPSVVEHSDDLPCRGLFLLHQGIQRRIRITIVHEPTPEVKWKDINELVVGRIRNTPESSDEQDEDACVLSLGLFPGEVLEVPGDDRSFYRFEAAWDSSLHNSALLNRVSQGGETIYITLSAYLELENCARPAIVTKDLSMVIYGRDARTGPRSLKHLFSGQYRNPEANRLSGVYELSLRRASEAGSPGVQRRQRRVLDTSSTYVRGEENLHGWRPRGDSLIFDHQWELEKLTRLEEVGRMRHLLLLRERLGMDTNPNPTTKTEKDVCNLAARAATSPVHMVIPQSPQTPVKDPQQMLPDREYNQREQELMLKCLKLVQGRYNKVESNDTQTQSDVSPSDEGCADMTVSCVSSNSMENNKFVIRHRLCSPDRADAPNGWEAPAPATQPALPLRLYVPELEEIRVSPVVARKGLLNVLEHGGSGWKKRWVIVRRPYVFIYRSEKDPVERAVLNLATAHVECSEDQAAMVKIPNTFSVVTKHRGYLLQTLGDKEVHDWLYAINPLLAGQIRSRLARRTLEPASQTASQIQASSAVNPNSANK from the exons ATGTCGTCGGTTAAGGTAGCGGTGCGGGTGCGCCCGTTCAACTCGCGGGAAATAGCACGGGAGTCCAAATGCATCATCGAGATGACCGGTGCCACAACGG cCATTACCAATCCGAAAGTGCCACCCAACACAAGTGAATCCGTAAAACGCTTCAACTTTGATTATTCCTACTGGTCACATGAT CCACACGATTCCGATTTTTCTACACAATCCATGGTCTACAAGGATATTGGTGAGGAGATGCTGCAGCATTCCTTCGATGGCTACAACGTGTGCATCTTTGCCTATGGCCAGACTGGCGCTGGCAAGTCATACACCATGATGGGCAGGCAGGAGGAGCAACAGGAGGGCATTATACCCATGATATGCAAGGATCTATTTCTACGCATTcaagaaaccgaaaccgaagaTCTCAAATACTCGGTGGAGGTTTCCTATATGGAAATCTATTGTGAACGTGTCAGGGATCTCTTGAATCCCAAGAACAAGGGCAATTTGAGGGTGCGTGAGCATCCTCTTTTGGGACCCTATGTGGAGGATCTATCCAAGTTGGCTGTCACCGATTACCAGGACATTCACGATCTCATTGACGAGGGCAACAAGGCGCG TACTGTGGCCGCCACAAACATGAACGAGACAAGCTCCCGCTCCCATGCGGTCTTCACGATCTTTTTTACACAACGTCGCCACGATCTCATGACAGATTTGATAACCGAGAAGGTATCCAAGATTAGTCTAGTCGATTTGGCTGGCTCGGAGCGTGCGGACTCAACTGGAGCCAAAGGCACTCGCTTGAAGGAGGGCGCGAACATCAACAAGTCTCTTACTACACTGGGAAAGGTCATATCCGCTCTAGCGGAGGTT TCT GCTTCAAAGAAGAAGAACGCTAAGAAGGCAGACTTTATACCGTATCGTGACTCGGCTTTGACCTGGTTACTACGTGAGAATCTTGGCGGTAACTCCAAGACAGCCATGATAGCTGCCATATCGCCAGCTGACATTAATTACGATGAAACACTAAGCACTTTACG CTATGCTGATCGTGCCAAGCAAATTGTCTGCAAGGCCGTTGTCAATGAGGATGCGAATGCCAAACTTATACGGGAGCTCAAGGAGGAAATACAGAAACTGCGGGACCTTCTCAAGGCCGAGGGCATTGAGGTGCAAGAAG GACCCGATGGCAAAGTGGTGTGTGAGAAGCGCGATGCTAATA AAGACGAGATTACCAAGTCATCGGTGATCAAATCACCGACCAAGGGTCGCAATCGCAATGGTTCCAGCACGGAAATGGCCGTGGATCAGCTGCAGGCTAGCGAGAAACTCATTGCAG AACTCAATGAGACCTGGGAGGAGAAACTCAAGCGTACCGAGGAGATACGTGTGCAACGGGAGGCGGTCTTTGCCGAAATGGGCGTGGCCGTTAAGGAGGATGGCATCACAGTGGGCGTATTCTCACCAAAAAAGACGCCACATCTGGTTAATCTTAATGAGGATCCGAATTTGTCCGAGTGTCTGCTGTACTACATCAAGGATGGCCTAACACGTCTTGGCACCCACGAGGCCAATGTGCCACAGGACATCCAGCTGTCGGGATCGCACATATTGAAGGAGCATTGCACCTTTGAGAATCGTAATAGCACAGTCACCCTATTGCCTCACAAGGATGCCATCATCTTTATAAACGGACGTAAACTGGTCGAGCCCGAGGTGCTCAAGACTGGCTCTCGCGTCATTCTGGGCAAGAATCATGTGTTTCGCTTTACCAACCCGGAACAGGCACGCGAATTGCGTGAGAAGATCACCGAAAACGAGGCAGAGAATGAGGTGGAAAAAGACGACACCCAGCAAGTGGATTGGAACTTTGCCCAGTGCGAATTGCTGGAGAAACAAGGCATCGATCTGAAGGCGGAGATGAAGAAACGTCTCGACAATCTGGAGGAGCAATATAAACGTGAAAAGCAACAAGCCGATCAGCAGTTCGAGGAACAGCGCAAATCCTATGAGGCACGCATCGATGCACTACAGAAACAGGTGGAGGAGCAGTCCATGACCATGTCCATGTACAGCAGCTACTCACCCGAGGATTTCCATCAGGAGGAGGACGTTTACA CCAATCCTATGTACGAGTCCTGTTGGACAGCACGCGAGGCAGGACTAGCTGCTTGGGCATTCCGCAAGTGGCGTTATCATCAGTTTACATCCCTTCGCGATGATCTCTGGGGCAATGCCATATTCCTCAAGGAGGCTAATGCCATTTCGGTCGAGCTGAAAAAGAAG GTACAATTCCAGTTTACCCTTTTGACCGACACCCTGTACTCTCCGTTACCTCCGGAGTTGGCCTCGAGCGTGGCACCTTTGCAGCCGGATGACGAGTATGGAGCACCACCAGTTTCCAAGACTCTGGTCGCTGTTGAGGTCACTGATACCAAGAACGGAGCCACACATTATTGGTCACTGGAAAAGCTACG ACAACGCTTGGAGCTAATGCGAGAAATGTATCACAATGAGGCTGAGCTCAGTCCAACCTCGCCAGATTACAATGTGGAGAGCCTAACTGGAGGAGATCCGTTCTACGACCGCTTTCCATGGTTCCGCATGGTTGGTCGCTCCTTCATCTACCTGAGCAACTTGCTCTATCCCGTTCCCCTGGTCCACAAGGTGGCCATTGTTAATGAACGCGGCGATGTACGCGGATATCTTCGCATTGCCGTGCAGCCGGTGTTGGATGAGGAGTCCATTGATTTTAACAATGGCGTCAAACAGTCGGCTCGTCTGATCTTCAATGAGGACGATGCCAAACCCAAATACCGTGCCCTCAACGAGAAGGACGATGTGCAGCGCTATATTGATAATGGTGGATTAGACAGCAAGCTGGAGG AACTTGAAGATGCCGACTCTGGTCGCGGTATTGATTCAAACTCGGCCTCTGAGTGCCAGGAGAACTCCGAGGAGCCGGGCGAACATTTGCAGGTGGGCAAGGAGTTCACCTTCCGAGTTACCGTGCTGCAGGCCACGGGCATTGGTGCCGAATATGCGGACATTTTCTGTCAGTTCAA TTTTTTGCATCGTCATGAGGAAGCTTTCTCCACGGAGCCGGTAAAGAATTCCGCATCTGGTGCTCCACTCGGCTTTTACCATGTGCAGAAT ATTACTGTGCCAGTGACAAAGTCATTTATTGAGTATTTGAAGACACAACCGATCATGTTCAAGATCTTTGGACACTATCAGACTCATCCACTGCACAAGGATGCCAAGCAGGAGTTCGTTTCTCGTCCACCACCAAGACGCATGCTGCCACCAAGCATACCCATTAGTCAGCCAGTGCGCAGTCCCAAATTTGGACCGCTGCCCTGTCCGCCATCCTCCACGGTCTTGGCGAAGCATGATGTGCTGGTGTGGTTCGAGATCTGTGAGCTGGCACCCAATGGAGAGTACGTGCCATCG GTGGTCGAGCACAGCGATGATCTTCCCTGTCGTGGACTGTTTCTATTGCATCAGGGCATACAGCGACGTATTCGCATAACCATTGTACATGAGCCCACGCCGGAGGTGAAGTGGAAGGATATTAATGAGTTGGTCGTTGGACGCATACGCAATACACCCGAGTCCTCGGATGAGCAGGATGAAGATGCCTGTGTACTTTCGCTTGGCCTATTCCCCGGTGAGGTGTTGGAGGTGCCTGGCGATGATCGCTCATTCTATCGCTTTGAGGCCGCCTGGGACTCCAGTCTGCACAACTCGGCGCTCCTCAATCGTGTTTCGCAAGGCGGCGAGACCATTTACATTACACTAAGCGCCTATTTGGAG CTGGAGAACTGCGCACGTCCTGCAATAGTTACCAAGGATCTGAGCATGGTCATCTATGGACGTGATGCACGCACTGGTCCACGTTCGTTGAAGCATCTGTTCTCTGGACAATATCGCAATCCGGAGGCCAATCGACTCTCGGGCGTCTATGAGTTGTCGCTGCGCAGAGCATCCGAAGCAGGTAGTCCAG GTGTACAGCGTCGTCAGCGTCGCGTTTTGGACACCAGCTCCACATATGTGCGTGGCGAGGAGAATCTACATGGTTGGCGACCACGAGGCGACTCACTGATCTTCGATCATCAGTGGGAACTGGAGAAACTGACACGTCTCGAGGAAGTTGGACGTATGCGtcatctgctgctgctccgtGAACGTCTCGGCATGGACACCAATCCCAATCCGACCACCAAAACTGAGAAGGATGTGTGCAATCTGGCGGCACGAGCAGCTACCTCGCCAGTCCACATGGTCATACCGCAGTCGCCGCAAACTCCTGTCAAGGATCCACAACAGATGTTGCCCGACCGCGAGTACAATCAACGGGAGCAGGAACTCATGCTCAAGTGCTTGAAATTGGTGCAAG GTCGCTATAACAAAGTCGAATCGAATGATACACAGACCCAGTCAGATGTATCTCCCAGCGATGAGGGCTGTGCCGACATGACCGTTAGCTGCGTCTCTAGCAACTCCATGGA aaacaacaaatttgtaattcgACACAG ATTATGCTCACCAGATCGCGCTGATGCCCCCAATGGTTGGGAGGCACCTGCTCCAGCCACGCAACCGGCGCTGCCTTTGCGCTTATATGTCCCAGAGCTGGAGGAGATTCGCGTTAGTCCCGTGGTGGCACGTAAGGGTCTCTTGAATGTCCTAGAACACGGCGGCTCCGGCTGGAAGAAGCGCTGGGTG ATTGTGCGTCGTCCTTATGTCTTTATCTATCGCTCGGAGAAGGATCCCGTTGAGCGCGCTGTTTTGAATCTGGCCACAGCTCATGTGGAATGCAGCGAGGATCAGGCAGCCATGGTTAAGATACCCAACACTTTCAG tgTGGTGACCAAACATCGAGGCTACCTGCTGCAAACTCTTGGCGATAAAGAGGTGCATGATTGGCTCTATGCTATCAATCCACTGCTGGCCGGTCAGATCAG atCCCGCCTGGCGCGTCGCACTTTGGAGCCGGCCTCGCAGACAGCCTCACAGATTCAGGCCAGCAGCGCGGTGAATCCAAACAGCGCGAATAAATGA
- the LOC117784531 gene encoding vitamin K epoxide reductase complex subunit 1, giving the protein MCTSNLSCPEQKSTIISATPSSVRLRWLCICGLVISIYSLYVKIQLDYDENYTAMCDLAEQVSCTAVFKSDYGRGFGLTQLIFGSSSTYLNPPNGSIGIVFYVLLFLSSFYERRWICQLQLMAAIVTLLLCFYLGGLLLLVLYDCCIVCVLIYAVHTLLLIDVYDRYKRIYATKSATE; this is encoded by the exons ATGTGCACCAGCAATCTGAGTTGCCCGGAGCAAAAGTCCACAATTATTAGTGCCACGCCCAGCAGCGTCCGCCTGCGTTGGTTGTGCATCTGTGGACTGGTCATCTCTATATATTCATTATATGTGAAAATTCAACTGGACTACGATGAAAACTACACGGCCATGTGCGACCTGGCGGAACAGGTCAGCTGCACAGCTGTATTTAAATCCGA CTATGGTCGTGGCTTTGGTTTGACACAGCTAATATTTGGTTCATCCTCCACCTATTTGAATCCGCCCAACGGTTCCATTGGCATTGTTTTCTATGTGCTGCTCTTTCTTTCCT CTTTTTATGAGCGTCGTTGGATTTGCCAGCTGCAACTCATGGCTGCCATTGTCACCCTCTTGTTGTGCTTCTACCTTGGAGGCCTGTTGCTCCTGGTGCTCTACGATTGCTGCATCGTCTGTGTGCTCATCTATGCTGTCCACACGCTGCTCCTCATTGATGTCTATGATCGCTACAAACGCATCTATGCCACCAAATCAGCCaccgaataa